A window from Gopherus evgoodei ecotype Sinaloan lineage chromosome 24, rGopEvg1_v1.p, whole genome shotgun sequence encodes these proteins:
- the RPRD2 gene encoding regulation of nuclear pre-mRNA domain-containing protein 2 isoform X2, translated as MAAGGGGSSKASSSSSSSAGALEASLDRKFQSVTNTMESIQGLSSWCLENKRHHNTIVYHWMKWLRRSAFPHRLNLFYLANDVIQNCKRKNAIVFRDTFAEVLPEAAALVKDPSVSKSIERIFKIWEDRNVYPEETIVALKEALTSTNPKVALKSKIVAEFRPQSLVDELLLYKRSEDQIELKEKQLSTMRVDVCSTETLKCLKDKTGGKKFSKEFEEASSKLEEFVNGLDKQVKNGPSLIEVLENAGIFYEAQYKEVKVVANAYKTFANRVSNLKKKLDQLKATLPDPEESPVPSPSMDAPSPTGSESPFQGMGEEDDIQSPAVESEKSVSPEPVADNRDVEDMELSDVEDDTSKIIVEERKEKQVVPSSAPAKTESVPKATPSTVVAATPAVTTPALTPPTPKTVSTVPVPPSPALGLPNLANVDLAKISSILSSLTSVMKNTGVSPASRPSPGTPTSPTTLTSGLKTPIVGTPSGPPNPLANILSKVEITPESILSVLSKTQTQTAPALQGLSSLLQSVAGNTAQSSETASQSTSASPANTTVSCMKGRNVPSNTQSFMSKNVGYSPNSSTAEVSSTSVNKAPVGHSPGLSSSSFKPPANTLGFASTHPTSPSLLQTETSLSQSSEISKTKLESEPTSPSLEMKIHNFLKGNPGFSGLNLNIPILSSLGSNITSESHSSDFQRGPTSTSMDNVDGTPVRDERSGTPTQDEMMDKPTSSNVDTMSLLSKIISPGSSTPSSTRSPPQSRDDGYPQELSNSVPAYRPFGLGRDSPASMYKQSSDNMEIPSSLMDSPQEKFYPDTSFQEDEDYRDFEYSGPPPSAIMNLEKKPSKSILKASKLADAAEYQPVLSSYSQRAQEFSVKSSFPQSMRSILDQNESCDPLSSSSGMYGGYSLRANDSGSDGSPSPSKNDVFFTPDSNHNNLSKSVIHSGLSQKQYPDSPHSLPHRSLFSPQNTLSNPAGRPPTSSVEKSLGSSISATSTIEFKNMLKNASRKPSEEKHFSQVPKGSSHEGVSLSSVSQAGTSTGEQQQQEEHYRIETRVSSSCLDLPDSTEEKGAPIETLGYHNASNRGMSGEPIQTVESVRVLGKGNRGRGREATRVGWFELSNTGSAFDNGPSSATDLPTMGTGSGIASFQTQYKEHVPQFQESVNSFRTNNFSTAFERHIPPPSIEHGTPFQREQVGAPAGPPSAPPKDHGSLFPRDHSVPSHMSSVDHTNPFSKEKSSPLSLPHTAPPPPSVEHSGVPFPTPPPPPHSVEHGGVPFPTPPPPSGEHGGIPFPAPPLTVEHGGATFSKDHGTIHQGTIKEHFTVHSGPRDHVAPPQRDHSGPPLGRVRENIGLTSLSRDQLGPSHSVPPIGPSHRDNVNRSGMMIRNPRPDFRPRESFINRDPFHSLKRPRPPFGRGPPFFAPKRPFFPPRY; from the exons GGATCCATCAGTCTCTAAATCTATAGAAAGAATCTTTAAAATTTGGGAAGACAGAAATGTATACCCTGAAGAAACCATTGTGGCACTAAAAGAAGCTTTAA CATCCACAAATCCAAAAGTTGCTCTGAAGTCGAAGATTGTTGCTGAATTCAGA CCACAATCCCTTGTTGATGAATTGTTGTTATATAAGCGTTCAGAGGACCAGATCGAACTGAAAGAGAAGCAGCTTTCCACCATGAGGGTGGATGTATGCAGCACTGAAACACTTAAATGCTTAAAAG AcaaaacaggaggaaaaaagtTCTCCAAGGAATTTGAAGAAGCAAGTTCAAAGTTAGAAGAATTTGTAAATGGTTTAGACAAGCAGGTGAAAAATGGCCCATCACTAATTGAAGTGCTTGAGAATGCTGGTATCTTTTATGAAGCACAATATAAGGAAGTCAAAGTGGTAGCAAAT GCTTATAAAACATTTGCCAATAGAGTGAGCAATCTAAAGAAAAAATTAGATCAATTGAAAGCAACTCTTCCTGATCCAGAAGAGTCTCCTGTCCCTTCTCCAAGTATGGATGCTCCATCTCCGACTGGTTCTGAGTCCCCTTTCCAGGGAATGGGGGAAGAGGACGACATCCAGTCTCCAGCAGTGGAAAGCGAGAAGTCTGTATCTCCTGAACCTGTGGCAGATAATCGGGATGTGGAGGACATGGAACTGTCTGATGTGGAAGATGACACATCTAAAATTATTG tggaggagagaaaggagaaacAGGTTGTTCCGTCTTCAGCACCTGCAAAGACTGAAAGTGTCCCAAAAGCAACACCCTCCACAGTGGTTGCTGCTACACCAGCAGTAACAACTCCTGCTCTGACTCCTCCAACTCCCAAGACAGTGAGCACAGTGCCTGTCCCTCCATCGCCGGCACTTGGTCTGCCAAACCTTGCCAATGTTGACCTAGCAAAGATCAGCTCCATTCTTAGCAGCTTAACTTCCGTTATGAAGAATACAG GGGTCAGTCCTGCATCAAGACCTTCCCCAGGAACCCCAACGAGCCCCACGACTCTTACTAGTGGCCTGAAGACTCCTATTGTGGGGACTCCATCTGGTCCTCCAAATCCATTAGCAAATATTCTTTCCAAAGTTGAAATAACTCCTGAAAGCATTTTGTCAGTTCTCTCCAAAACCCAGACCCAGACTgcaccagcattgcaag GTTTATCATCCTTACTTCAAAGTGTTGCTGGAAATACAGCCCAATCGAGTGAAACGGCATCTCAGAGCACTTCAGCATCACCAGCCAATACAACTGTTTCTTGCATGAAAGGGAGGAATGTTCCTTCCAATACTCAGTCTTTTATGTCCAAAAATGTTGGTTATTCTCCAAATTCTTCTACTGCTGAGGTTTCTTCAACTTCGGTTAACAAGGCTCCCGTTGGACATAGCCCAGGGCTTTCAAGTTCTAGTTTTAAACCACCAGCAAATACCCTTGGATTTGCCAGTACCCATCCTACTAGTCCTTCCCTTTTACAAACAGAAACCTCATTGAGTCAGTCCTCTGAGATTTCAAAAACAAAGCTGGAGTCAGAACCGACCTCTCCAAGCCTGGAAATGAAGATACACAATTTTTTAAAGGGAAACCCTGGTTTCAGTGGTCTAAACTTGAATATTCCAATTTTAAGCAGTTTAGGATCCAACATCACATCAGAGAGCCATTCATCTGACTTTCAGCGTGGTCCTACTAGCACTTCTATGGACAATGTGGATGGGACGCCAGTCCGTGATGAACGAAGTGGAACGCCAACCCAAGATGAGATGATGGATAAACCAACATCAAGCAATGTTGACACTATGTCTTTATTATCAAAGATTATAAGCCCTGGATCGTCTACTCCCAGTAGCACACGGTCCCCTCCTCAGAGCAGAGATGATGGATATCCCCAAGAACTGTCTAATTCTGTGCCTGCCTATAGGCCTTTCGGTCTCGGCAGGGATTCTCCAGCCAGCATGTACAAGCAGTCGTCTGATAATATGGAAATACCTTCTTCTTTAATGGATTCCCCTCAGGAGAAGTTTTACCCAGACACATCTTTTCAAGAAGATGAAGATTATCGTGACTTTGAATATTCTGGGCCACCACCATCTGCCATCATGAACCTGGAGAAGAAGCCTTCAAAATCCATTTTGAAAGCAAGTAAGCTTGCCGATGCTGCAGAGTACCAGCCAGTTCTCTCTAGTTACAGTCAAAGAGCACAAGAGTTTAGTGTGAAGTCATCTTTTCCTCAGTCTATGAGGTCTATTCTTGATCAGAATGAGAGCTGTGATCCTCTGTCGTCATCTTCTGGAATGTATGGAGGTTACAGCCTACGAGCAAATGACTCTGGATCCGATGGTTCCCCTTCACCCAGTAAGAACGATGTGTTTTTCACACCAGACTCCAATCATAATAATTTATCAAAATCTGTGATACATTCTGGCCTGTCACAGAAACAGTATCCAGACTCTCCCCATTCACTTCCTCACAGATCCCTCTTCTCTCCTCAAAACACTCTTTCAAATCCTGCTGGTAGACCACCCACATCCAGTGTGGAGAAATCGTTAGGTTCTTCCATTTCTGCCACTTCAACAATTGagtttaagaacatgcttaaaaaTGCATCTCGCAAGCCTTCCGAGGAAAAGCATTTTAGCCAGGTTCCTAAAGGTAGCTCCCATGAAGGGGTTAGCCTGTCTAGTGTCAGCCAAGCTGGAACTTCtacaggagagcagcagcagcaagaggagcACTATCGTATAGAAACTAGGGTGTCGTCATCTTGTTTAGACTTGCCTGATAGCACTGAAGAAAAAGGAGCCCCCATAGAAACTCTGGGTTACCATAATGCATCCAATAGGGGAATGTCAGGAGAACCAATTCAGACAGTAGAATCTGTAAGAGTTCTTGGGAAAGGAAATAGAGGACGCGGGCGAGAGGCAACTAGAGTAGGCTGGTTTGAGCTAAGTAATACAGGTAGTGCTTTTGATAATGGGCCCTCAAGTGCTACTGACCTGCCCACCATGGGTACTGGCAGTGGCATTGCCAGCTTTCAAACACAGTACAAAGAACATGTGCCACAATTTCAGGAGAGTGTAAACAGTTTCAGAACAAATAATTTCAGCACTGCCTTTGAGCGTCACATACCACCTCCTTCCATAGAGCATGGAACTCCTTTTCAGAGGGAACAAGTTGGTGCACCTGCTGGCCCCCCATCTGCTCCGCCCAAGGATCATGGAAGCCTGTTTCCTAGGGATCACTCAGTTCCTTCACACATGTCGTCAGTGGATCACACTAAtcctttttcaaaagaaaaatcctCTCCACTCTCATTGCCTCatactgcccctcctcctccttctgtggAACATAGCGGGGTTCCATTTcctactcctccccctccacctcaCTCCGTGGAACATGGTGGCGTTCCATTCCCTACCCCGCCGCCACCTTCTGGGGAACACGGTGGCATTccatttcctgcccctcccctgaccgTGGAACATGGTGGTGCCACGTTTTCCAAGGATCACGGTACTATTCATCAAGGAACTATAAAAGAGCATTTTACTGTGCATTCAGGACCAAGGGACCATGTGGCCCCACCTCAGCGAGACCACAGTGGTCCACCCCTTGGTCGGGTTCGAGAAAACATAGGCCTAACTTCCCTTTCGAGAGATCAGCTTGGGCCATCTCATAGCGTTCCTCCCATTGGCCCATCTCATAGAGACAATGTAAACCGGAGTGGAATGATGATTAGGAACCCACGACCAGACTTTAGGCCTAGGGAATCTTTCATAAACAGAGATCCATTTCACAGCTTAAAAAGGCCTCGGCCACCTTTTGGAAGGGGCCCTCCATTCTTTGCACCAAAACGCCCATTCTTTCCTCCCAGGTACTGA
- the RPRD2 gene encoding regulation of nuclear pre-mRNA domain-containing protein 2 isoform X1, with protein MAAGGGGSSKASSSSSSSAGALEASLDRKFQSVTNTMESIQGLSSWCLENKRHHNTIVYHWMKWLRRSAFPHRLNLFYLANDVIQNCKRKNAIVFRDTFAEVLPEAAALVKDPSVSKSIERIFKIWEDRNVYPEETIVALKEALSTTFKTQKQLKETLNKQPNKQWKKSQTSTNPKVALKSKIVAEFRPQSLVDELLLYKRSEDQIELKEKQLSTMRVDVCSTETLKCLKDKTGGKKFSKEFEEASSKLEEFVNGLDKQVKNGPSLIEVLENAGIFYEAQYKEVKVVANAYKTFANRVSNLKKKLDQLKATLPDPEESPVPSPSMDAPSPTGSESPFQGMGEEDDIQSPAVESEKSVSPEPVADNRDVEDMELSDVEDDTSKIIVEERKEKQVVPSSAPAKTESVPKATPSTVVAATPAVTTPALTPPTPKTVSTVPVPPSPALGLPNLANVDLAKISSILSSLTSVMKNTGVSPASRPSPGTPTSPTTLTSGLKTPIVGTPSGPPNPLANILSKVEITPESILSVLSKTQTQTAPALQGLSSLLQSVAGNTAQSSETASQSTSASPANTTVSCMKGRNVPSNTQSFMSKNVGYSPNSSTAEVSSTSVNKAPVGHSPGLSSSSFKPPANTLGFASTHPTSPSLLQTETSLSQSSEISKTKLESEPTSPSLEMKIHNFLKGNPGFSGLNLNIPILSSLGSNITSESHSSDFQRGPTSTSMDNVDGTPVRDERSGTPTQDEMMDKPTSSNVDTMSLLSKIISPGSSTPSSTRSPPQSRDDGYPQELSNSVPAYRPFGLGRDSPASMYKQSSDNMEIPSSLMDSPQEKFYPDTSFQEDEDYRDFEYSGPPPSAIMNLEKKPSKSILKASKLADAAEYQPVLSSYSQRAQEFSVKSSFPQSMRSILDQNESCDPLSSSSGMYGGYSLRANDSGSDGSPSPSKNDVFFTPDSNHNNLSKSVIHSGLSQKQYPDSPHSLPHRSLFSPQNTLSNPAGRPPTSSVEKSLGSSISATSTIEFKNMLKNASRKPSEEKHFSQVPKGSSHEGVSLSSVSQAGTSTGEQQQQEEHYRIETRVSSSCLDLPDSTEEKGAPIETLGYHNASNRGMSGEPIQTVESVRVLGKGNRGRGREATRVGWFELSNTGSAFDNGPSSATDLPTMGTGSGIASFQTQYKEHVPQFQESVNSFRTNNFSTAFERHIPPPSIEHGTPFQREQVGAPAGPPSAPPKDHGSLFPRDHSVPSHMSSVDHTNPFSKEKSSPLSLPHTAPPPPSVEHSGVPFPTPPPPPHSVEHGGVPFPTPPPPSGEHGGIPFPAPPLTVEHGGATFSKDHGTIHQGTIKEHFTVHSGPRDHVAPPQRDHSGPPLGRVRENIGLTSLSRDQLGPSHSVPPIGPSHRDNVNRSGMMIRNPRPDFRPRESFINRDPFHSLKRPRPPFGRGPPFFAPKRPFFPPRY; from the exons GGATCCATCAGTCTCTAAATCTATAGAAAGAATCTTTAAAATTTGGGAAGACAGAAATGTATACCCTGAAGAAACCATTGTGGCACTAAAAGAAGCTTTAA GTACCACTTTCAAAACTCAGAAGCAGCTGAAAGAAACTCTGAACAAACAACCGAATAAGCAGTGGAAGAAATCTCAAA CATCCACAAATCCAAAAGTTGCTCTGAAGTCGAAGATTGTTGCTGAATTCAGA CCACAATCCCTTGTTGATGAATTGTTGTTATATAAGCGTTCAGAGGACCAGATCGAACTGAAAGAGAAGCAGCTTTCCACCATGAGGGTGGATGTATGCAGCACTGAAACACTTAAATGCTTAAAAG AcaaaacaggaggaaaaaagtTCTCCAAGGAATTTGAAGAAGCAAGTTCAAAGTTAGAAGAATTTGTAAATGGTTTAGACAAGCAGGTGAAAAATGGCCCATCACTAATTGAAGTGCTTGAGAATGCTGGTATCTTTTATGAAGCACAATATAAGGAAGTCAAAGTGGTAGCAAAT GCTTATAAAACATTTGCCAATAGAGTGAGCAATCTAAAGAAAAAATTAGATCAATTGAAAGCAACTCTTCCTGATCCAGAAGAGTCTCCTGTCCCTTCTCCAAGTATGGATGCTCCATCTCCGACTGGTTCTGAGTCCCCTTTCCAGGGAATGGGGGAAGAGGACGACATCCAGTCTCCAGCAGTGGAAAGCGAGAAGTCTGTATCTCCTGAACCTGTGGCAGATAATCGGGATGTGGAGGACATGGAACTGTCTGATGTGGAAGATGACACATCTAAAATTATTG tggaggagagaaaggagaaacAGGTTGTTCCGTCTTCAGCACCTGCAAAGACTGAAAGTGTCCCAAAAGCAACACCCTCCACAGTGGTTGCTGCTACACCAGCAGTAACAACTCCTGCTCTGACTCCTCCAACTCCCAAGACAGTGAGCACAGTGCCTGTCCCTCCATCGCCGGCACTTGGTCTGCCAAACCTTGCCAATGTTGACCTAGCAAAGATCAGCTCCATTCTTAGCAGCTTAACTTCCGTTATGAAGAATACAG GGGTCAGTCCTGCATCAAGACCTTCCCCAGGAACCCCAACGAGCCCCACGACTCTTACTAGTGGCCTGAAGACTCCTATTGTGGGGACTCCATCTGGTCCTCCAAATCCATTAGCAAATATTCTTTCCAAAGTTGAAATAACTCCTGAAAGCATTTTGTCAGTTCTCTCCAAAACCCAGACCCAGACTgcaccagcattgcaag GTTTATCATCCTTACTTCAAAGTGTTGCTGGAAATACAGCCCAATCGAGTGAAACGGCATCTCAGAGCACTTCAGCATCACCAGCCAATACAACTGTTTCTTGCATGAAAGGGAGGAATGTTCCTTCCAATACTCAGTCTTTTATGTCCAAAAATGTTGGTTATTCTCCAAATTCTTCTACTGCTGAGGTTTCTTCAACTTCGGTTAACAAGGCTCCCGTTGGACATAGCCCAGGGCTTTCAAGTTCTAGTTTTAAACCACCAGCAAATACCCTTGGATTTGCCAGTACCCATCCTACTAGTCCTTCCCTTTTACAAACAGAAACCTCATTGAGTCAGTCCTCTGAGATTTCAAAAACAAAGCTGGAGTCAGAACCGACCTCTCCAAGCCTGGAAATGAAGATACACAATTTTTTAAAGGGAAACCCTGGTTTCAGTGGTCTAAACTTGAATATTCCAATTTTAAGCAGTTTAGGATCCAACATCACATCAGAGAGCCATTCATCTGACTTTCAGCGTGGTCCTACTAGCACTTCTATGGACAATGTGGATGGGACGCCAGTCCGTGATGAACGAAGTGGAACGCCAACCCAAGATGAGATGATGGATAAACCAACATCAAGCAATGTTGACACTATGTCTTTATTATCAAAGATTATAAGCCCTGGATCGTCTACTCCCAGTAGCACACGGTCCCCTCCTCAGAGCAGAGATGATGGATATCCCCAAGAACTGTCTAATTCTGTGCCTGCCTATAGGCCTTTCGGTCTCGGCAGGGATTCTCCAGCCAGCATGTACAAGCAGTCGTCTGATAATATGGAAATACCTTCTTCTTTAATGGATTCCCCTCAGGAGAAGTTTTACCCAGACACATCTTTTCAAGAAGATGAAGATTATCGTGACTTTGAATATTCTGGGCCACCACCATCTGCCATCATGAACCTGGAGAAGAAGCCTTCAAAATCCATTTTGAAAGCAAGTAAGCTTGCCGATGCTGCAGAGTACCAGCCAGTTCTCTCTAGTTACAGTCAAAGAGCACAAGAGTTTAGTGTGAAGTCATCTTTTCCTCAGTCTATGAGGTCTATTCTTGATCAGAATGAGAGCTGTGATCCTCTGTCGTCATCTTCTGGAATGTATGGAGGTTACAGCCTACGAGCAAATGACTCTGGATCCGATGGTTCCCCTTCACCCAGTAAGAACGATGTGTTTTTCACACCAGACTCCAATCATAATAATTTATCAAAATCTGTGATACATTCTGGCCTGTCACAGAAACAGTATCCAGACTCTCCCCATTCACTTCCTCACAGATCCCTCTTCTCTCCTCAAAACACTCTTTCAAATCCTGCTGGTAGACCACCCACATCCAGTGTGGAGAAATCGTTAGGTTCTTCCATTTCTGCCACTTCAACAATTGagtttaagaacatgcttaaaaaTGCATCTCGCAAGCCTTCCGAGGAAAAGCATTTTAGCCAGGTTCCTAAAGGTAGCTCCCATGAAGGGGTTAGCCTGTCTAGTGTCAGCCAAGCTGGAACTTCtacaggagagcagcagcagcaagaggagcACTATCGTATAGAAACTAGGGTGTCGTCATCTTGTTTAGACTTGCCTGATAGCACTGAAGAAAAAGGAGCCCCCATAGAAACTCTGGGTTACCATAATGCATCCAATAGGGGAATGTCAGGAGAACCAATTCAGACAGTAGAATCTGTAAGAGTTCTTGGGAAAGGAAATAGAGGACGCGGGCGAGAGGCAACTAGAGTAGGCTGGTTTGAGCTAAGTAATACAGGTAGTGCTTTTGATAATGGGCCCTCAAGTGCTACTGACCTGCCCACCATGGGTACTGGCAGTGGCATTGCCAGCTTTCAAACACAGTACAAAGAACATGTGCCACAATTTCAGGAGAGTGTAAACAGTTTCAGAACAAATAATTTCAGCACTGCCTTTGAGCGTCACATACCACCTCCTTCCATAGAGCATGGAACTCCTTTTCAGAGGGAACAAGTTGGTGCACCTGCTGGCCCCCCATCTGCTCCGCCCAAGGATCATGGAAGCCTGTTTCCTAGGGATCACTCAGTTCCTTCACACATGTCGTCAGTGGATCACACTAAtcctttttcaaaagaaaaatcctCTCCACTCTCATTGCCTCatactgcccctcctcctccttctgtggAACATAGCGGGGTTCCATTTcctactcctccccctccacctcaCTCCGTGGAACATGGTGGCGTTCCATTCCCTACCCCGCCGCCACCTTCTGGGGAACACGGTGGCATTccatttcctgcccctcccctgaccgTGGAACATGGTGGTGCCACGTTTTCCAAGGATCACGGTACTATTCATCAAGGAACTATAAAAGAGCATTTTACTGTGCATTCAGGACCAAGGGACCATGTGGCCCCACCTCAGCGAGACCACAGTGGTCCACCCCTTGGTCGGGTTCGAGAAAACATAGGCCTAACTTCCCTTTCGAGAGATCAGCTTGGGCCATCTCATAGCGTTCCTCCCATTGGCCCATCTCATAGAGACAATGTAAACCGGAGTGGAATGATGATTAGGAACCCACGACCAGACTTTAGGCCTAGGGAATCTTTCATAAACAGAGATCCATTTCACAGCTTAAAAAGGCCTCGGCCACCTTTTGGAAGGGGCCCTCCATTCTTTGCACCAAAACGCCCATTCTTTCCTCCCAGGTACTGA